The following are encoded in a window of Ruminiclostridium herbifermentans genomic DNA:
- a CDS encoding STAS domain-containing protein encodes MESVLKVIKESIGNDTQIILTGEVDIYTSQSLKNELNEVVSYCQGDVYIDCKELSYIDSTGLGILVGALKEIRKNNKDIYISNIRENIRKLFIITGLDKLFKIAE; translated from the coding sequence ATGGAAAGTGTTCTTAAAGTTATAAAGGAGTCAATAGGTAACGACACTCAAATAATTCTTACAGGAGAGGTTGATATATATACATCACAATCATTAAAGAATGAACTCAATGAAGTGGTTAGTTATTGTCAGGGTGATGTTTATATTGATTGTAAAGAGTTATCATATATTGACAGCACAGGTCTAGGAATACTTGTTGGGGCTCTTAAGGAAATACGTAAAAATAATAAGGATATTTATATATCAAATATAAGAGAGAACATTAGAAAGTTGTTTATAATTACAGGATTAGATAAATTATTTAAAATAGCAGAATAA
- the groL gene encoding chaperonin GroEL (60 kDa chaperone family; promotes refolding of misfolded polypeptides especially under stressful conditions; forms two stacked rings of heptamers to form a barrel-shaped 14mer; ends can be capped by GroES; misfolded proteins enter the barrel where they are refolded when GroES binds) — protein MAKEIKFGEDARRALEKGVNQLADTVKVTLGPKGRNVVLDKKFGSPLITNDGVTIAKEIELDDKFENMGAQLVKEVATKTNDVAGDGTTTATLLAQAIIREGMKNVAAGANPMILKKGLQKAVDVAVAGIKANSQKIKGKEDIARVATISANDEVIGNLIADAMEKVTNDGVITVEESKTMGTNLEVVEGMQFDRGYLSAYMVTDTDKLEAVLEDPYILITDKKITNIQDILPVLEQIVQQGKKLLIIAEDVEGEALATLVVNKLRGTFTCVAVKAPGFGDRRKAMLQDIAALTGGEVITEELGLDIKETTLAQLGKARQVIVQKENTIIVDGAGSPEAIKNRINSIKTQIEDTTSDFDREKLQERLAKLSGGVAVIQVGAATEVEMKEKKLRIEDALAATRAAVEEGIVAGGGTVLLNVIPDVAKLAETATGDEKTGIQIILRALEEPVRQIAANAGLEGSVIVDKIKASEKGIGFDALNEKYINMIENGIVDPAKVTRSALQNAASIAAMVLTTESLVTDKPEPETPAMPGGGMPGGMGGMY, from the coding sequence ATGGCAAAGGAAATAAAATTCGGTGAAGACGCTAGACGTGCACTTGAAAAAGGTGTTAATCAATTAGCTGATACAGTAAAAGTTACACTTGGACCAAAGGGAAGAAATGTTGTTCTAGATAAGAAATTTGGCTCACCTTTAATTACAAATGACGGTGTTACTATAGCTAAAGAGATTGAGCTTGATGATAAATTTGAAAACATGGGTGCTCAGTTAGTTAAAGAGGTTGCTACTAAGACTAACGATGTAGCTGGTGATGGTACTACTACTGCAACTCTTCTTGCACAAGCAATAATCAGAGAAGGTATGAAAAACGTTGCAGCAGGTGCTAACCCAATGATTTTGAAGAAGGGTTTACAAAAGGCTGTTGATGTTGCAGTTGCTGGGATAAAAGCAAATAGCCAAAAAATTAAGGGAAAAGAAGATATAGCAAGGGTTGCAACTATTTCTGCTAATGATGAAGTAATTGGAAACCTTATTGCTGATGCAATGGAGAAAGTAACAAATGATGGTGTTATCACTGTTGAAGAATCCAAGACAATGGGCACAAACCTTGAAGTTGTTGAAGGTATGCAGTTTGACAGAGGATATTTATCAGCATACATGGTTACTGACACAGATAAATTAGAAGCTGTTCTTGAAGATCCATATATTCTTATAACAGATAAGAAAATTACAAATATTCAGGATATACTCCCAGTTCTTGAACAAATAGTTCAACAGGGAAAGAAACTCTTAATTATTGCTGAAGATGTTGAAGGAGAAGCTTTAGCTACTTTAGTTGTTAACAAATTAAGAGGTACATTTACTTGCGTAGCTGTAAAGGCACCTGGATTTGGTGACAGAAGAAAGGCTATGCTTCAGGATATAGCAGCTTTAACAGGTGGAGAAGTTATTACTGAGGAATTAGGTCTTGACATAAAAGAAACTACTCTTGCTCAGCTTGGTAAAGCTAGACAGGTAATTGTTCAAAAGGAAAATACAATTATAGTTGATGGTGCAGGAAGCCCTGAGGCTATTAAGAATAGAATAAATTCAATAAAAACTCAGATTGAGGATACAACATCTGATTTTGATAGAGAAAAGCTTCAAGAAAGACTTGCAAAACTTTCTGGTGGTGTTGCAGTTATTCAAGTTGGTGCTGCTACTGAAGTTGAAATGAAAGAAAAGAAGCTTAGAATTGAAGATGCACTTGCTGCTACAAGAGCTGCTGTTGAAGAAGGTATCGTAGCTGGTGGTGGTACAGTATTATTAAATGTAATACCTGATGTTGCAAAGTTAGCTGAAACAGCAACTGGCGATGAAAAGACAGGTATCCAGATTATACTTAGAGCACTTGAGGAGCCAGTAAGACAAATAGCTGCAAATGCAGGTCTTGAAGGTTCAGTAATAGTTGATAAAATCAAAGCTAGCGAAAAGGGCATTGGATTTGACGCATTAAATGAAAAATATATTAATATGATTGAAAATGGTATAGTTGACCCTGCAAAGGTTACTAGATCAGCTCTTCAAAATGCTGCTTCTATTGCTGCAATGGTACTTACAACAGAGAGTCTTGTTACTGACAAACCAGAACCAGAAACTCCAGCTATGCCAGGTGGCGGAATGCCAGGTGGAATGGGTGGCATGTACTAA
- the lysS gene encoding lysine--tRNA ligase has protein sequence MSEEKMQANEMNLEEDLNEILKVRRAKLKDLQERNLDPFKIVKYDVTNSTKEIVDGFESLEGQSTSVAGRLMSKRGMGKASFCDLQDRYGKIQLYVRKDEVGEESYELFKKYDIGDIVGVKGEIFRTHKGEISIKVKEITLLSKSLQPLPEKWHGLKDTDLRYRQRYVDLIVNPEVKNTFILRSNIIKSIRKFLDDRGFIEVDTPLLNTIPGGAAARPFITHHNTLDIDLYLRIAPELYLKRLIVGGMEKVYEMGRMFRNEGMSVKHNPEFTLMEVYEAYTDYKGMMDLTEALISTVALETLGTTKIVYQGQEIDLTPSWTRLSMIDAVKKYADVDFNNIKTDEEAKAAAEAKKLYVKEGMTRGEILNLMFEEFAESNLIQPTFIYDYPVEVSPLTKRKPDCPELTERFELFITGREMANAYSELNDPIDQKERFINQVKKRESGDDEANMMDEDYVTALEYGMPPTGGLGVGVDRLVILLTDSASIRDVLLFPTMKPKE, from the coding sequence ATGTCAGAAGAAAAAATGCAAGCTAATGAAATGAATTTAGAAGAGGATTTAAATGAAATACTTAAAGTAAGACGTGCAAAGTTAAAAGATTTACAGGAAAGAAATCTTGACCCATTTAAAATAGTCAAGTATGATGTGACTAATTCAACAAAAGAAATTGTAGACGGGTTTGAGTCATTAGAGGGACAAAGCACTTCAGTTGCTGGTAGGTTGATGTCCAAAAGAGGAATGGGAAAGGCTAGCTTCTGTGATTTACAAGACAGATACGGAAAAATTCAACTCTATGTCAGAAAAGATGAAGTTGGCGAAGAAAGCTATGAACTCTTTAAAAAATATGATATTGGAGATATCGTAGGAGTTAAGGGAGAAATATTTAGAACTCATAAAGGTGAAATATCTATAAAGGTTAAAGAGATAACACTACTATCTAAGTCTCTGCAGCCTTTACCAGAAAAGTGGCATGGATTAAAGGATACTGATTTAAGATATAGACAGAGATATGTTGACTTAATAGTAAATCCTGAAGTTAAAAATACATTTATATTAAGAAGCAATATAATCAAATCTATAAGGAAATTTTTAGATGATAGGGGCTTTATAGAAGTGGATACTCCGCTATTAAATACTATTCCTGGAGGAGCTGCTGCAAGGCCATTTATTACACACCACAATACACTTGATATAGATTTGTATCTAAGAATTGCACCTGAACTTTACTTAAAAAGACTTATTGTAGGTGGCATGGAAAAAGTATATGAAATGGGCAGAATGTTCAGAAATGAGGGTATGTCTGTTAAGCATAATCCTGAATTCACACTTATGGAGGTTTATGAGGCTTATACCGATTATAAGGGAATGATGGATCTGACAGAAGCACTTATTTCTACAGTTGCATTGGAAACACTAGGAACTACCAAAATAGTATATCAAGGTCAAGAGATTGATTTGACTCCATCATGGACTAGGCTGTCAATGATAGATGCTGTTAAGAAGTATGCAGACGTTGATTTTAATAATATAAAGACAGATGAAGAAGCAAAAGCTGCAGCTGAAGCAAAGAAGCTATATGTAAAGGAAGGTATGACACGTGGAGAGATCTTAAATCTAATGTTTGAAGAATTTGCAGAAAGCAATTTGATTCAACCAACATTTATTTATGATTATCCAGTTGAGGTGTCTCCGCTTACAAAGAGAAAACCTGACTGTCCTGAACTAACAGAGCGTTTTGAGTTATTTATTACTGGACGTGAGATGGCCAATGCGTACTCAGAGTTAAATGATCCAATTGACCAAAAGGAAAGATTTATTAATCAGGTTAAAAAGAGAGAGTCTGGAGACGATGAGGCTAACATGATGGACGAAGATTATGTTACAGCATTGGAGTATGGAATGCCTCCAACAGGTGGTTTGGGAGTAGGTGTGGATAGACTTGTTATACTTTTAACAGATTCAGCTTCTATCAGAGATGTTTTACTATTCCCCACTATGAAGCCAAAGGAATAG
- a CDS encoding co-chaperone GroES, giving the protein MIIKPLGDKVVIKMLECEETTKSGIVLPGSAKEKPQVAEVVAVGPGTVVDGKEVKMEVKVGDKVLTSKYSGTEVKLDGEEYTIVKQGDILAVVE; this is encoded by the coding sequence ATGATAATAAAACCATTAGGTGATAAAGTAGTTATTAAGATGCTTGAGTGTGAAGAAACTACAAAAAGTGGTATAGTATTGCCAGGCAGTGCTAAGGAAAAGCCACAAGTTGCTGAGGTCGTTGCGGTAGGACCAGGCACAGTAGTAGATGGAAAAGAAGTTAAAATGGAAGTAAAAGTTGGAGACAAAGTTCTTACAAGCAAATATTCCGGAACTGAAGTAAAGCTAGACGGTGAGGAGTATACTATAGTGAAGCAGGGAGATATTCTTGCTGTTGTTGAATAA
- the greA gene encoding transcription elongation factor GreA gives MSAKEVVLTYEGLRKLEEELEYLRGTKRKEVAERIKQALSFGDISENSEYDEAKNEQAQMEGRIVQLESMLKHARVIDEDDVNTDVVSLGSKVRIYDMEFDEEVEYHIVGSTEANPLKSKISNESPVGAALMGHKKDDIVEVQVPDGTMKFKILEISK, from the coding sequence ATGTCAGCAAAAGAAGTTGTATTAACATACGAGGGCTTAAGAAAGTTAGAAGAGGAATTAGAGTATCTTAGAGGTACAAAGAGAAAGGAAGTTGCTGAGAGAATTAAACAGGCACTTTCATTTGGTGATATATCAGAGAATTCAGAGTATGATGAAGCAAAGAATGAACAGGCACAAATGGAAGGTAGAATTGTACAGCTTGAGTCTATGTTAAAGCATGCACGAGTAATAGATGAGGATGATGTTAATACTGATGTGGTTAGTTTAGGTTCAAAAGTTAGAATCTATGATATGGAGTTCGATGAAGAAGTTGAATATCATATAGTTGGTTCTACAGAGGCTAACCCTCTTAAATCTAAAATATCAAACGAATCACCTGTTGGTGCAGCATTAATGGGACATAAGAAGGATGATATTGTAGAAGTACAGGTTCCTGATGGTACAATGAAATTTAAAATACTAGAAATTTCAAAGTAG
- a CDS encoding IMP dehydrogenase: protein MAYYYSEPSRTFSEYLLVPNLTTKECMPSNVVLKTPIIKHKLGEKSALELNIPVASAIMQSVSDDNMAIALAKCGGISFIFGSQTIENQAEMVRRVKKYKAGFVASDSNLGPNNTLRDVVNIKEKTGHSTVVVTEDGTPNGKLLGIVTSRDYRLSRASLDQKVHEFMTPFSQLIYAHEGISLKEANDMIWEHKLNCLPIIDKNDRLVYLVFRKDYDSHKENPNELLDSQKRLVVGAGINTRDYKERVTALVEAGVDLLCIDSSDGYSEWQSDTIKWIKETYNGEVKVGAGNVVDREGFRYLVDAGADFIKVGIGGGSICITREQKGIGRGQASSIIEVSVARDEYLKESGIYIPICSDGGIVHDYHIVLALAMGADFVMLGRYFARFDESPTRKIKVGGNFVKEYWGEGSNRARNWQRYDMGGDSKLGFEEGVDSYVPYAGKLKDNLDTTIYKIKSTMCNCGALTIPELQQKARLTLVSATSIKEGGAHDVILKENELSSS from the coding sequence ATGGCGTATTATTATAGTGAACCATCAAGAACATTTAGTGAGTATCTTTTAGTACCAAATTTAACAACAAAGGAGTGTATGCCAAGCAATGTTGTTTTGAAAACTCCAATAATTAAGCATAAGTTAGGAGAGAAATCAGCACTTGAATTGAACATACCTGTTGCGTCAGCAATAATGCAATCTGTTTCTGATGACAATATGGCAATTGCTTTGGCAAAGTGTGGGGGAATATCCTTTATTTTTGGATCACAGACCATTGAGAATCAAGCTGAAATGGTACGAAGAGTTAAAAAGTATAAAGCAGGTTTTGTAGCTAGTGACAGCAATTTAGGCCCAAATAACACACTCAGAGATGTTGTAAATATAAAAGAAAAAACAGGGCACTCTACAGTAGTAGTTACTGAAGATGGGACACCAAATGGGAAATTATTAGGAATTGTAACAAGCAGAGATTATAGATTAAGCAGAGCATCATTAGATCAAAAAGTACATGAGTTTATGACTCCTTTTTCACAGCTTATATATGCTCATGAAGGTATATCCTTAAAAGAAGCTAACGACATGATTTGGGAGCACAAGCTAAATTGTCTTCCTATTATAGATAAAAATGACAGATTAGTATACTTAGTTTTTAGAAAGGACTATGACAGTCATAAAGAAAATCCCAATGAATTATTGGATAGCCAGAAAAGGCTTGTTGTTGGTGCTGGTATCAATACTAGAGATTATAAGGAAAGAGTTACAGCATTAGTTGAGGCAGGTGTTGATTTACTCTGTATTGATTCTTCTGATGGATATAGTGAATGGCAGTCTGATACTATTAAGTGGATAAAGGAAACATACAATGGAGAGGTAAAGGTTGGAGCTGGTAATGTTGTTGACAGAGAAGGCTTCAGATATCTTGTAGATGCAGGTGCTGATTTTATCAAAGTAGGAATTGGCGGTGGATCTATTTGTATAACAAGAGAACAAAAGGGTATTGGAAGAGGACAGGCATCATCAATTATAGAGGTTTCAGTGGCGAGAGATGAGTACTTAAAAGAGTCTGGCATTTACATTCCTATATGCTCAGATGGAGGAATAGTGCATGATTACCATATTGTACTTGCACTTGCTATGGGAGCAGATTTTGTAATGCTTGGAAGGTATTTTGCAAGATTTGATGAGAGTCCTACAAGGAAAATAAAAGTTGGTGGAAATTTTGTTAAAGAGTACTGGGGTGAGGGCTCTAACCGTGCTAGAAATTGGCAGAGATATGATATGGGCGGTGACAGCAAGCTTGGCTTTGAAGAGGGAGTAGACTCATACGTTCCATATGCTGGTAAACTTAAAGATAATTTAGATACAACTATTTATAAGATTAAATCTACAATGTGTAATTGTGGGGCATTAACTATCCCTGAATTACAGCAGAAGGCTAGATTAACTCTTGTATCAGCAACTAGTATTAAAGAGGGCGGAGCTCATGATGTAATACTAAAAGAAAATGAATTATCTTCATCATGA
- a CDS encoding tetratricopeptide repeat protein, whose protein sequence is MKNNLLCIDEYRNNPEFYFSKSLRCADKNNLSAAFKNVQKAIELEPDNCEYKFNIACFLSEMRRPKEANRIFNDIILNYDPTMFDCFFGLGCNSLELDDISKAAEYFEKYLYFNNDGEFSEEVTEMIFYLKLYENMPQGSQFDRRSIASLRYAKKYFEDNKLNNAIRELYKSVSLHPFNLEARNLLTLALLEQRSYERANYVGMTVRLIDKYNMFANCLCLYVLSHEKKHKKVKRFLETLTLGNIECREDLLCAVTTLIVFNRADELIILLEMYITQYSDQLIFSALLLGYAFTRSVENFEKTYRILASLGKDNIELMAWLEDIKGYIYSNAIDDESIHVIDEYCKVYTICQEVRHPMYDPYRYRKIYSQISEPKTKISKKYLPIIECAINHREIMYIQSYKKEIICILNDCISHTKKPLDISKCNVEAYAAALEYNYCMLYYIECEKEELIQKYNISLVAFEKALREVKLNFNNKILY, encoded by the coding sequence GTGAAAAATAATTTACTGTGCATAGATGAATATCGAAATAATCCAGAGTTCTATTTTTCAAAGAGTTTGCGTTGTGCAGACAAAAATAATTTGAGCGCTGCTTTTAAAAATGTGCAAAAAGCTATAGAACTAGAACCGGATAATTGTGAATATAAATTTAATATTGCTTGCTTTTTGTCAGAAATGCGAAGACCTAAAGAAGCAAACAGGATATTTAATGACATAATTTTAAATTATGATCCAACTATGTTTGATTGCTTTTTTGGGTTAGGATGTAATAGTCTTGAACTAGATGATATTAGTAAAGCTGCTGAATATTTTGAAAAATACCTATATTTTAATAATGATGGGGAGTTTTCAGAAGAAGTAACAGAAATGATCTTTTACTTGAAGCTTTATGAAAATATGCCTCAAGGCAGTCAATTTGATAGACGTTCAATTGCTAGTTTAAGATATGCAAAGAAGTATTTTGAGGACAACAAACTAAATAATGCTATAAGGGAGTTATATAAATCAGTAAGCTTGCATCCTTTTAATTTAGAAGCCAGAAATTTACTTACTTTAGCTTTATTAGAACAGCGCAGCTATGAACGTGCAAACTATGTTGGAATGACAGTCAGACTTATAGATAAATATAATATGTTTGCAAATTGTTTATGCTTATATGTGCTTTCACATGAAAAGAAACACAAAAAAGTAAAGAGATTTTTAGAGACATTAACTTTAGGGAATATAGAATGCAGAGAAGATCTTCTCTGCGCCGTCACAACATTAATAGTGTTTAATAGAGCTGACGAACTTATTATTCTTTTGGAAATGTATATAACGCAATATTCTGATCAGCTCATTTTTTCTGCGTTATTATTAGGATATGCTTTTACTCGAAGTGTTGAGAATTTTGAAAAAACTTATAGAATTCTAGCATCATTGGGTAAAGATAATATTGAACTTATGGCATGGTTAGAAGACATCAAAGGTTATATATATTCAAATGCCATAGATGATGAAAGTATACATGTAATTGATGAATATTGCAAAGTATATACAATATGTCAAGAAGTCAGGCACCCCATGTACGATCCCTACAGGTATCGTAAAATATATTCTCAGATAAGTGAGCCAAAAACAAAGATAAGTAAAAAGTACTTGCCTATTATTGAATGTGCAATAAATCATAGGGAAATAATGTATATTCAATCTTATAAGAAGGAAATAATATGCATATTAAATGATTGTATAAGCCATACTAAAAAGCCTCTTGATATATCTAAATGCAATGTGGAGGCTTATGCTGCAGCATTGGAATACAATTATTGCATGTTATATTATATTGAATGTGAGAAAGAAGAACTAATTCAAAAATATAACATTTCACTAGTTGCTTTTGAAAAAGCATTGAGGGAAGTAAAATTGAACTTTAATAATAAGATATTATATTAA
- the hisF gene encoding imidazole glycerol phosphate synthase subunit HisF has translation MLTKRIIPCLDVHAGRVVKGVQFVNIIDAGDPVEAAAFYDKAGADELTFLDITASSDARAIMLDVVRRVAEQVFIPFTVGGGIRTAEDFREILKAGADKVGVNSAALKRPELISEAAWKFGSQCVVLAIDAKRRQDGSGWDTYLNGGRVNTGKDAVEWAIEAEKLGAGEILLTSMDKDGTKDGYDIELTRTISENVKIPVIASGGAGKMEHFKDALVEGKADAVLAASLFHFREMEIKDLKQYLSNNGIETRL, from the coding sequence ATGCTTACAAAAAGGATTATTCCATGCTTGGATGTACATGCAGGCAGGGTTGTAAAAGGAGTTCAATTTGTAAATATAATTGATGCCGGAGATCCGGTGGAAGCAGCTGCTTTTTATGACAAAGCAGGAGCTGACGAACTGACCTTTCTTGATATAACTGCATCTTCAGATGCTAGAGCTATTATGCTTGATGTTGTAAGAAGAGTAGCTGAGCAAGTGTTTATTCCGTTTACAGTAGGCGGAGGAATAAGGACAGCTGAGGACTTCAGAGAAATTCTTAAAGCTGGTGCCGATAAGGTAGGTGTAAATTCAGCTGCGCTAAAAAGACCTGAGTTGATATCTGAAGCTGCATGGAAGTTTGGAAGCCAATGTGTTGTATTGGCAATTGACGCCAAAAGAAGACAAGATGGATCAGGTTGGGATACTTATTTAAACGGCGGAAGAGTTAATACAGGCAAAGATGCTGTAGAGTGGGCTATTGAAGCGGAAAAGCTTGGTGCAGGCGAAATACTTTTGACCAGCATGGACAAAGATGGTACTAAGGATGGATATGATATTGAACTTACAAGAACAATATCTGAAAATGTTAAGATTCCTGTAATTGCATCAGGAGGAGCTGGGAAAATGGAGCACTTCAAGGATGCGTTAGTTGAAGGAAAGGCCGATGCTGTGCTTGCTGCTTCACTTTTTCATTTTAGAGAAATGGAAATAAAAGATTTGAAGCAATATCTTAGTAACAATGGAATTGAAACTAGACTTTAG
- the hisA gene encoding 1-(5-phosphoribosyl)-5-[(5-phosphoribosylamino)methylideneamino]imidazole-4-carboxamide isomerase gives MIIYPAIDIINGKCVRLQQGSYSEVTVFGDNPVEMAMKWESQGAEYLHLVDLDGARSGNSDNLEVIKQIASKLTIPVQLGGGIRSLNTIETVLSNGVSRVILGTSAVNDPEMLKLALNEYKEKIVVGIDAKDGMVAIHGWEKTSDFTAIDFAKKIEALGTKTIIYTDISRDGMLKGPNLEAMEDMAKSVGIDVIASGGVSCLADITSLKATGVSGVIVGKALYTGNINLIEAIESLKE, from the coding sequence ATGATTATTTATCCTGCAATAGATATTATTAATGGTAAATGTGTTAGGCTACAGCAAGGCAGCTACAGTGAAGTTACGGTATTTGGAGATAATCCCGTAGAAATGGCAATGAAGTGGGAAAGCCAAGGAGCAGAGTATTTACATTTAGTTGACTTAGATGGAGCTAGATCAGGTAATTCTGATAATTTAGAGGTAATTAAGCAGATAGCTTCCAAGTTAACTATTCCTGTTCAGTTAGGCGGAGGAATCAGAAGCTTGAACACTATTGAAACAGTTCTTTCAAATGGTGTGAGCAGAGTGATTTTGGGTACATCTGCCGTTAATGACCCAGAAATGCTTAAGCTTGCACTTAATGAGTATAAAGAAAAAATAGTGGTTGGTATTGATGCAAAGGATGGAATGGTAGCTATTCACGGCTGGGAAAAGACAAGTGACTTTACAGCAATTGATTTTGCTAAAAAAATTGAAGCTTTAGGAACAAAAACAATTATTTATACTGATATATCAAGGGATGGAATGTTAAAAGGGCCAAATCTTGAAGCTATGGAGGATATGGCAAAATCAGTAGGGATAGATGTAATTGCATCGGGCGGAGTAAGTTGCTTAGCGGATATAACAAGCTTGAAAGCTACTGGAGTTAGTGGTGTTATTGTTGGAAAAGCACTATATACAGGGAATATTAATTTAATAGAAGCAATAGAATCTTTAAAGGAGTAA
- the hisIE gene encoding bifunctional phosphoribosyl-AMP cyclohydrolase/phosphoribosyl-ATP diphosphatase HisIE codes for MNNLKEALKFDEKGLIPVVTQDYKSKEVLMVAYMNEEAFDKTLESGKVHYFSRSRNKLWLKGETSGHFQLVKSIKLDCDGDTLLIQAEQIDAACHTGSRTCFYRTMINEKWEEKIEIVDDEKPTAEILQEVYDVIVDRTVHPKEGSYTNYLFTKGLDKILKKVGEEAAEVIIAAKNKSKDEIRYEVSDLIYHLLVLLVERGLTLEDVYGELKGRR; via the coding sequence ATGAATAATTTAAAGGAAGCGTTGAAATTTGATGAAAAAGGGCTTATTCCTGTAGTTACACAAGACTATAAATCAAAAGAAGTTTTAATGGTAGCTTATATGAATGAAGAAGCCTTTGATAAAACCTTAGAGAGCGGAAAAGTACATTATTTTAGTAGAAGCAGAAATAAACTTTGGCTGAAAGGTGAAACATCAGGACATTTTCAGCTGGTGAAATCAATAAAGCTTGATTGCGATGGAGATACTTTGCTAATCCAAGCAGAGCAAATAGATGCAGCTTGCCACACTGGAAGCAGAACCTGTTTTTATAGAACAATGATAAATGAAAAATGGGAAGAAAAAATTGAAATAGTTGATGACGAAAAGCCAACTGCAGAGATTCTGCAAGAAGTTTATGATGTAATTGTTGACAGAACAGTGCACCCAAAAGAAGGTTCATATACAAACTATTTATTCACAAAGGGTTTGGATAAGATACTTAAGAAGGTTGGAGAAGAAGCAGCTGAGGTTATTATCGCGGCTAAAAACAAATCTAAAGATGAAATTAGATATGAAGTGTCTGATTTAATATATCATTTGTTAGTATTATTAGTTGAAAGAGGTTTAACTCTTGAAGACGTATATGGTGAGTTAAAAGGAAGAAGATAA
- a CDS encoding DUF6106 family protein yields MDIFLEKIVKKKKNIIDFAIIFGIILLSLFLILVVLSFRFLGSFIPLFVVGIGYLGYVLIRNRSIEYEYIVTNGDLDIDMIIAQRKRKRIFSGSFKDFEMIAKLTSGKYDYNNQNNKNRIVAVSSMDSSDVYFISVIKEGKKTLVFFEPHAKMVESFKKYIPQKVFE; encoded by the coding sequence GTGGATATATTTTTAGAGAAAATAGTAAAGAAAAAGAAAAACATTATAGATTTTGCCATAATTTTTGGAATTATCTTATTGTCATTATTTCTGATACTAGTTGTACTTTCTTTTAGGTTTCTAGGTTCTTTTATACCTTTGTTTGTTGTTGGTATAGGATATTTAGGCTATGTGCTAATAAGGAACAGAAGCATAGAATATGAGTACATTGTAACTAATGGTGATTTGGATATTGACATGATAATTGCTCAAAGAAAGAGAAAAAGAATATTCAGTGGCTCATTTAAAGATTTTGAAATGATAGCAAAATTAACAAGTGGTAAATATGATTATAATAATCAAAATAATAAAAATCGTATTGTTGCAGTTTCTTCTATGGATTCGTCAGATGTTTATTTTATTTCGGTTATTAAGGAGGGCAAGAAAACCCTTGTTTTTTTTGAGCCACATGCTAAAATGGTAGAATCATTCAAAAAATATATTCCACAAAAAGTATTTGAGTGA